A single window of Undibacterium sp. 5I1 DNA harbors:
- a CDS encoding chemotaxis protein CheW, with amino-acid sequence MDQTPRDIDPPAAVTRLDGVRPDKALRRTRLREFQAQLVERMQAAQTGTRLSASQLGVMIGQVRYLLDLREAGEIVSAGSMTKVPLTKDWYLGLSNIRGSLTSVVDLARFEGRDVTNVDNSCRVVAFAPSLSFNSGLLVSQVLGLRNATDMEEQLVLDNGGEPGDKPWVVKKYRDKDANVWISLSLAALVQSQEFLQVGL; translated from the coding sequence ATGGACCAAACTCCTCGCGACATAGACCCGCCTGCAGCGGTGACACGCTTAGATGGTGTAAGACCCGATAAGGCCTTACGCCGTACCCGTTTGCGGGAGTTTCAGGCACAGCTAGTCGAGCGCATGCAAGCGGCGCAGACTGGTACTCGCCTCAGTGCTAGTCAGCTCGGTGTGATGATAGGTCAAGTGCGTTATTTATTAGATCTGCGAGAGGCGGGTGAAATCGTGTCCGCCGGATCGATGACCAAGGTGCCGCTGACTAAAGACTGGTATCTCGGGTTGTCAAACATACGCGGTAGCTTGACCAGTGTTGTCGATCTCGCGCGCTTTGAAGGTCGTGATGTTACAAATGTAGATAACAGTTGCCGCGTAGTCGCTTTTGCACCTAGCTTATCTTTCAATAGCGGGCTATTAGTGTCACAAGTGTTGGGCTTGCGCAACGCTACTGATATGGAAGAGCAACTGGTATTAGATAATGGTGGTGAACCCGGCGATAAACCATGGGTAGTAAAGAAATATCGTGACAAAGATGCAAATGTCTGGATCTCGCTGAGTCTTGCTGCCTTGGTCCAGAGCCAAGAATTTCTGCAGGTTGGTTTGTAA
- a CDS encoding hydroxymethylpyrimidine/phosphomethylpyrimidine kinase: MQNQISPLILTFGASDPVSGIGIQADLASFAAMGCHGLPVITAILVGDTSQIDDVHPMEADLVVDQARTILEDMPVVAFKVGQIASVENVTVIAEIVSDYPALPLVLDPFNSGMPDDPEAEDLLLAIRELLIPQATVLLISAVELSRLAETWREPNEVSESDESGNSNTETNIDDEMLADVMTLIESGCEYVFVTGTPTTTNEVANILFNEAGVVRNDRWQRITGSHVGAGTTLSASIAALLANGLEIPEAVLEAQEFTLAAISHAQRLGMGRLIPDRYFWAKEPE; encoded by the coding sequence GTGCAAAACCAAATTTCTCCTCTCATTCTTACGTTTGGTGCCTCGGATCCCGTGTCTGGTATCGGCATCCAAGCAGATTTAGCCTCATTTGCAGCGATGGGCTGCCACGGCTTGCCCGTGATCACTGCGATTCTGGTTGGAGACACCTCTCAAATTGACGATGTTCACCCGATGGAAGCCGATCTGGTTGTTGACCAGGCCCGGACGATTTTGGAGGACATGCCAGTTGTCGCGTTTAAAGTCGGCCAAATCGCCAGCGTAGAAAATGTCACCGTCATTGCGGAGATCGTGTCTGATTATCCCGCTTTGCCATTGGTACTTGATCCGTTTAATTCTGGCATGCCAGACGACCCGGAAGCTGAAGATCTGTTATTGGCCATACGTGAATTGTTGATACCTCAAGCGACCGTACTACTGATCTCCGCAGTAGAGCTATCTCGTTTAGCAGAAACCTGGCGTGAACCAAATGAAGTAAGCGAATCCGATGAATCCGGTAATTCAAATACCGAAACTAATATCGACGATGAGATGCTGGCCGATGTTATGACCTTGATCGAATCCGGTTGTGAATACGTGTTTGTCACCGGCACACCGACCACGACCAATGAAGTAGCCAATATTTTGTTTAACGAAGCAGGCGTCGTCCGTAATGATCGTTGGCAGAGAATCACTGGCTCACACGTTGGCGCAGGAACAACTTTGTCTGCCAGTATTGCCGCCTTATTGGCAAACGGACTTGAAATCCCCGAGGCAGTTTTAGAAGCCCAAGAATTTACGCTAGCTGCCATTAGTCACGCCCAACGGCTGGGTATGGGCAGGTTAATTCCAGATCGTTATTTTTGGGCAAAAGAGCCTGAATAA
- a CDS encoding response regulator transcription factor — MAIQKILVVDDSPTERYFLTDILVKNGFSVSTAENGEEALTKIKADKPQLILMDVVMPGQNGFQITRAIARDPETQDVPVIICTSKNQETDRIWGLRQGARDYLVKPIDPQELLAKIAALG; from the coding sequence ATGGCTATACAAAAAATTCTGGTAGTGGACGATTCTCCAACTGAGCGTTATTTCTTGACTGATATTCTGGTCAAAAATGGCTTCTCGGTTTCTACCGCAGAAAACGGCGAAGAAGCGTTGACAAAAATTAAGGCAGACAAGCCACAACTGATTTTAATGGATGTAGTGATGCCAGGTCAAAATGGTTTTCAGATCACGCGCGCAATTGCCCGCGATCCTGAGACACAAGACGTCCCAGTGATCATTTGCACTAGTAAAAATCAAGAAACCGATCGCATTTGGGGTTTGCGCCAAGGCGCGCGTGACTATTTGGTAAAACCTATCGACCCACAAGAGTTATTGGCGAAAATCGCCGCTCTTGGTTAA
- a CDS encoding type II toxin-antitoxin system ParD family antitoxin, translating into MTTNAEKISIALPPEMVHIVRTAVATGEYASSSEVIRDALRDWAHKRSLRMQGIAELRGVWQEALSDKTPGISADEVLNRLERKYQAIANAADSSN; encoded by the coding sequence ATGACGACTAACGCAGAGAAAATAAGTATTGCCCTACCGCCAGAAATGGTGCACATCGTGCGTACCGCCGTCGCGACCGGTGAATACGCATCGAGCAGCGAAGTGATTCGTGACGCCTTGCGAGACTGGGCGCACAAACGCAGTTTGCGCATGCAAGGCATTGCCGAGCTTCGCGGGGTCTGGCAGGAAGCCTTAAGCGACAAGACACCAGGCATCTCGGCTGACGAGGTATTGAACCGACTTGAGCGCAAGTACCAGGCAATCGCCAACGCTGCGGATTCGTCTAATTGA
- a CDS encoding rubredoxin: protein MCLICGWVYDEEAGLPDEGIAPGTRWDDVPMNWTCPECGARKEDFEMVAM from the coding sequence ATGTGCCTGATTTGTGGTTGGGTGTATGACGAAGAAGCCGGTTTGCCCGACGAGGGCATAGCGCCCGGAACACGTTGGGACGATGTGCCGATGAACTGGACTTGCCCTGAATGTGGCGCCCGTAAAGAAGATTTCGAAATGGTGGCGATGTAA
- a CDS encoding type II toxin-antitoxin system RelE/ParE family toxin, with protein sequence MQIELSRYIEGDLDVIADFIAQDNPRRAVTFIHDIRGKFYQIQREPLIYQLRPDIGEDARMATVGNYAILFRIMGNVVRIERVAYGGRNLPRVFDPS encoded by the coding sequence ATGCAAATAGAACTATCACGCTACATCGAAGGAGATCTGGATGTTATTGCTGATTTTATCGCGCAAGACAATCCGAGGCGCGCGGTAACATTCATCCACGACATTCGCGGAAAGTTTTATCAGATCCAGCGCGAACCGTTAATTTACCAACTACGCCCGGACATTGGCGAAGACGCTCGCATGGCTACAGTGGGAAATTATGCAATCTTATTCCGTATCATGGGGAACGTCGTACGAATCGAGCGCGTTGCCTATGGCGGCCGGAACTTACCACGTGTTTTTGATCCATCATGA
- a CDS encoding response regulator produces the protein MSTLTGNESLKIMVIDDSSTIRRSAEIFLGQVGYKVVLAEDGFDALAKINDSHPDLIFCDILMPRLDGYQTCALIKKSARFRDTPVIMLSSKDGLFDRARGAMVGSDEYLTKPFTKDSLLKTVRNYTSGTPSK, from the coding sequence ATGTCAACCTTGACAGGTAATGAAAGCTTGAAAATTATGGTGATCGACGACAGCAGCACGATTCGTCGGTCGGCAGAGATTTTTTTGGGGCAAGTGGGTTATAAAGTGGTTTTAGCGGAAGACGGCTTTGATGCGCTGGCTAAAATTAATGATTCACACCCTGATTTAATTTTTTGCGACATTTTAATGCCAAGACTGGATGGTTATCAGACTTGCGCATTGATCAAAAAAAGTGCCAGATTCCGCGACACGCCCGTTATCATGCTGTCTTCTAAAGACGGTTTGTTTGATCGGGCGCGCGGCGCTATGGTGGGGTCGGATGAATATCTTACCAAACCGTTTACTAAAGACAGTTTGCTCAAGACAGTTCGTAATTACACATCCGGCACGCCATCCAAATGA
- a CDS encoding methyl-accepting chemotaxis protein, with protein MAFKLPSLSKKKQDQELDLAESGVRELNDAADSIEEASNVKMLPSDTAETLQEDLQPDQVAVAPAERSAVAHADATFIGDVIEKGGDIRLPLIGGLPLQRQIRVLLILMIASLLAVALFVYLNSTQSTLISTQAQIAGEALMHSQRIGKAAPNSIQGNPAAFKQLDESRRELNNDLNILLNGGSYQGRDVSRPDSTLEPVLKDTQKAWKNSDKAADTIMKLRKELTGFGQTLQKLNGLSGGLLELTEQISTLKVQGGGSSREISASGQLVMLTQRLARSANEFLTSEGVNPETAFLLSKDTNTFRDLVDGFLNGSEVLRLTATKDADTHEKLLELQKSFAEYQASVSSILGNLQNFIAAKQSEQLLFNENEDLKQKLTKLQKTYTAQQDSTSIYFILMLISAVFALLSAAGIALVLLQDSRNRTKEANERRVEAGAQMLQAQKQEEEAKAANDQNQAAILRLMNELQEVADGDLTIQATVSEDITGAIADSVNYTVEELRGLVGRVTSTAAQVTSASNHAQGISNDLLEASQQQSREISDAGQIVVTMAQDITDVSRSANESAEVARQSVAAAEQGSHAVENAIKGMNEIREQIQETSKRIKRLGESSQEIGEITELISDITEQTNVLALNAAIQAASAGEAGRGFSVVAEEVQRLAERSAEATKQIGALVRTIQTDTHDAVAAMEKSTQGVVEGAKLSDAAGTALSEIRSVSNRLAELIQGISLATEQQATSANGVAQNIQHILTITEQTQSGTQQTAHSISELSMLAEELRNSVSRFRVAA; from the coding sequence ATGGCATTTAAACTACCGTCCTTGTCAAAGAAAAAACAAGATCAAGAGCTTGACTTAGCTGAATCGGGCGTTCGGGAGTTAAATGATGCTGCCGATTCGATTGAAGAGGCAAGTAATGTAAAAATGCTCCCGTCTGATACTGCAGAAACTTTGCAAGAAGATTTACAGCCGGATCAAGTCGCTGTAGCACCTGCTGAGCGATCTGCGGTAGCGCATGCTGATGCAACTTTTATCGGCGATGTAATTGAAAAAGGTGGCGATATAAGACTGCCTCTGATTGGTGGTTTGCCTCTGCAACGACAGATTCGCGTATTGTTGATTTTGATGATTGCATCACTCTTAGCTGTTGCTCTTTTCGTGTACTTAAACTCCACGCAGTCGACATTGATTTCTACTCAAGCGCAAATTGCGGGTGAGGCGCTGATGCATTCCCAGCGTATCGGTAAAGCCGCACCAAACTCGATCCAAGGTAATCCAGCTGCGTTTAAGCAATTGGATGAAAGCCGCCGGGAATTAAATAACGATTTGAATATTTTGTTGAACGGTGGTTCTTATCAAGGCCGTGACGTGAGTAGGCCAGATTCAACGCTTGAGCCGGTATTGAAAGATACTCAAAAAGCTTGGAAGAACTCCGATAAAGCCGCTGATACGATTATGAAGTTGCGTAAAGAGCTGACAGGTTTCGGCCAGACGTTACAAAAACTGAATGGGTTATCTGGTGGTTTATTGGAATTAACTGAACAAATCTCTACATTAAAAGTGCAAGGTGGTGGTAGTTCCCGTGAAATTTCTGCCTCTGGTCAGTTAGTGATGTTGACGCAACGTCTTGCCCGTAGCGCAAATGAATTCTTGACCTCCGAGGGTGTTAATCCCGAAACAGCATTCTTGTTAAGTAAAGATACCAATACTTTCCGCGACCTGGTGGATGGATTTTTGAACGGCAGTGAGGTTTTACGCCTTACAGCAACAAAAGATGCAGATACACATGAGAAACTGCTAGAGCTGCAAAAATCTTTTGCGGAGTACCAAGCATCAGTTTCCAGCATTCTAGGTAATCTGCAAAATTTTATTGCTGCTAAACAGTCAGAGCAATTATTGTTTAATGAGAACGAAGACTTAAAACAAAAGCTTACTAAGTTGCAAAAAACGTACACCGCACAGCAAGATTCAACCAGTATCTATTTTATATTGATGTTGATTAGTGCGGTATTCGCGTTGTTATCGGCTGCTGGCATTGCGTTAGTGCTGTTGCAAGATAGTCGTAATCGTACAAAAGAAGCGAATGAACGTCGGGTTGAAGCTGGGGCACAAATGTTGCAGGCGCAAAAGCAAGAGGAAGAAGCAAAAGCTGCAAATGACCAAAATCAGGCTGCGATTTTACGGTTAATGAATGAATTGCAAGAAGTTGCGGATGGTGACTTGACGATTCAGGCAACGGTATCAGAGGACATTACTGGCGCGATCGCCGATTCGGTTAACTACACGGTGGAAGAGTTGCGCGGTCTGGTTGGTCGTGTAACGTCAACAGCAGCGCAAGTTACTTCAGCATCGAATCATGCGCAAGGTATTTCAAACGATTTGCTGGAAGCATCACAGCAACAATCACGTGAGATTTCTGATGCGGGTCAAATCGTTGTGACAATGGCGCAGGATATTACTGATGTATCACGCTCAGCTAATGAATCGGCCGAGGTTGCGCGTCAATCCGTTGCTGCGGCAGAGCAAGGTTCCCATGCGGTGGAAAATGCGATCAAAGGTATGAACGAGATTCGCGAGCAAATTCAAGAAACATCCAAACGAATTAAACGACTGGGTGAATCCTCACAAGAGATTGGTGAGATCACAGAGCTGATTTCCGATATTACCGAACAAACTAATGTTTTGGCGTTGAATGCGGCGATTCAGGCAGCTTCAGCAGGTGAGGCAGGTCGAGGCTTCTCGGTGGTTGCGGAAGAGGTTCAGCGACTGGCGGAACGTTCAGCTGAAGCGACCAAGCAGATTGGTGCGCTGGTTCGTACGATTCAAACGGATACGCATGATGCGGTTGCTGCGATGGAAAAATCAACACAAGGTGTGGTTGAGGGAGCGAAGCTATCCGATGCTGCTGGTACGGCCTTGTCTGAAATTCGGAGCGTTTCTAATCGTTTAGCGGAACTGATTCAAGGCATTTCTTTGGCGACCGAGCAGCAAGCGACTTCTGCGAATGGCGTTGCGCAAAATATTCAACATATTTTGACGATCACAGAGCAAACTCAGAGCGGTACGCAACAAACTGCGCATTCTATTAGTGAATTGTCGATGTTGGCTGAAGAACTTAGAAACTCGGTATCTCGCTTCCGAGTTGCTGCTTAG
- a CDS encoding EAL domain-containing protein, with protein MSMYRQLWLAIILSTVLASVGSLLASTLSSRAYLNEQLRMKNADNASVLALSLNQKNIDTVELELIVTALFDRGYYENISIINPEGKKLVERVAEPERASVPNWFIRLFPISSFPGQAQISNGWKQVGTISIVTQSGFAYQALWDSSCKMLAAIGLAGLISGYLGTRILRRLKRPLDTVIEQANALSERRFVTTPESDVPELRQLTIAMNASVNLLKSMFAEEASRLDALQREANTDAITGLANRSHFMARLQVMIEEEHTATGSLILMRLANFSQLNQQLGREKTDSLLRTIGGQLTDSLSGLQEGFAARLNGSDFAILCRESNAEPLATTLLKRIQDTVNAVAENSYTICVGYGEFNFGISSGKLLSQIDSAVASVESTGISGTHRALPLDITQAPKTKEEWTNLIQQALQQEKVKIALFPVVDFQQNIVHQESALRLMFDDIWFAAGRFLPVAERLGLSTQLDLAAMNLGLNELRKNPSLAGVAVNLSALSIRDTTFRAAVQTLLKNNTELCKRLWLEIPENGVFNHLDAFRIFEQIVHPYGCKIGFKHAGHQLSRMNLIHDIKLDYLKIDASFIRNIHANASNQAFIKGMANILNRIDIQVFAEGVGSAEEMLTLTNLGIAGATGVGVVAI; from the coding sequence ATGTCCATGTATCGTCAACTCTGGCTCGCCATTATCCTCAGTACCGTGCTGGCATCGGTAGGAAGTTTGCTTGCCTCCACGCTGAGTTCACGAGCCTATCTAAATGAACAGTTACGCATGAAAAATGCCGATAACGCCAGCGTCTTAGCCTTATCACTGAATCAAAAAAACATCGATACCGTTGAGCTGGAACTGATCGTCACAGCTTTATTTGATCGCGGCTATTACGAAAATATCAGCATCATTAATCCAGAAGGAAAAAAGCTGGTTGAACGCGTTGCAGAACCCGAGCGAGCAAGTGTTCCGAACTGGTTTATCCGGTTATTCCCGATCAGCTCATTCCCCGGTCAGGCACAAATCAGCAATGGTTGGAAACAAGTCGGCACCATTTCTATCGTCACGCAAAGTGGTTTTGCTTATCAAGCGCTATGGGATTCTTCCTGCAAAATGCTGGCAGCGATTGGGCTGGCCGGTTTGATTTCTGGCTACCTCGGCACCCGTATTTTGCGCCGCTTGAAGCGGCCTTTAGATACCGTGATTGAACAAGCTAATGCATTATCTGAAAGACGCTTTGTCACCACGCCAGAATCCGATGTGCCAGAACTTCGCCAGCTCACGATAGCGATGAATGCCTCCGTCAATTTACTCAAATCCATGTTCGCAGAAGAAGCGTCCCGACTGGATGCATTGCAACGCGAAGCCAATACCGACGCCATCACAGGCCTAGCGAATCGTTCGCATTTTATGGCGCGCCTGCAAGTCATGATCGAAGAAGAACATACCGCAACTGGTAGTCTGATACTGATGCGACTGGCGAATTTTTCACAACTCAATCAACAACTGGGACGCGAGAAGACAGATTCCTTGTTAAGAACAATCGGTGGACAATTGACGGATAGCTTATCGGGATTACAGGAAGGATTTGCCGCCCGCTTAAACGGCTCGGACTTTGCAATACTGTGCAGGGAAAGTAATGCCGAGCCGCTGGCAACGACCCTACTGAAACGGATACAAGATACGGTCAACGCAGTCGCCGAAAACTCCTACACAATTTGCGTCGGCTATGGTGAGTTTAATTTTGGCATCAGCTCTGGCAAACTCTTATCCCAAATCGACAGCGCCGTCGCCAGCGTAGAAAGCACAGGTATCAGCGGCACCCATCGTGCGCTGCCTTTAGACATCACGCAGGCACCGAAAACTAAAGAAGAATGGACTAACTTAATCCAGCAAGCCTTACAGCAAGAGAAAGTCAAGATCGCGCTATTTCCTGTAGTGGATTTCCAGCAAAACATCGTCCATCAGGAATCAGCTTTACGCTTGATGTTTGATGATATCTGGTTTGCAGCGGGACGTTTTTTACCCGTTGCAGAACGCTTGGGTTTGAGCACACAGTTAGACCTCGCGGCGATGAATCTGGGCTTAAACGAGTTAAGAAAAAATCCAAGTTTGGCGGGGGTTGCCGTCAATTTATCCGCATTATCAATCCGGGATACGACATTCCGTGCAGCAGTACAAACGCTGTTGAAAAACAACACAGAACTATGCAAGCGCTTATGGCTGGAGATTCCAGAAAATGGCGTCTTCAACCATCTGGATGCCTTTAGAATTTTTGAACAAATCGTCCATCCTTATGGCTGCAAAATTGGCTTCAAACACGCCGGCCATCAACTCAGCCGTATGAATTTGATCCACGACATTAAACTGGATTACCTGAAAATTGATGCCAGCTTTATCCGCAACATTCACGCCAATGCCAGTAACCAGGCATTTATCAAAGGCATGGCAAATATCTTGAATCGTATCGATATCCAGGTATTCGCTGAAGGTGTTGGCTCTGCTGAAGAGATGCTGACTCTGACTAATTTAGGAATTGCCGGAGCGACGGGAGTTGGAGTAGTGGCGATATAG
- a CDS encoding transglutaminase-like cysteine peptidase: MSLRSTFPHTLCKLALLLLACSVLLTVSALDFPRLQSTLRAMGGNQQLLLEWRNLIQTNMALATSAKLEKVNDFFNQKITYTEDQEVWGVEDYWATPMELLSKEKGDCEDYVIAKYFTLLNMNVPENQLRLIYVKAKITNADGTSTQQAHMILAYYPSSSAEPLILDSLVNDIRPASRRPDLIPIFSFNSQGIYSGVAGNTKPGAGGTSRLSRWQDLLERAKREGF, from the coding sequence TTGTCTCTACGCAGCACGTTCCCACATACCCTCTGCAAACTAGCATTGCTGTTGCTCGCTTGCAGTGTGTTGCTGACGGTGAGTGCCCTTGATTTTCCGCGACTGCAATCTACGCTACGCGCCATGGGTGGCAACCAGCAACTGCTGCTGGAATGGCGCAACCTGATTCAGACAAACATGGCGCTTGCGACCAGTGCCAAATTAGAAAAAGTGAATGATTTTTTCAATCAAAAAATCACTTATACCGAGGATCAGGAAGTCTGGGGTGTTGAGGATTATTGGGCGACGCCAATGGAACTTTTATCGAAAGAAAAAGGCGATTGTGAAGACTACGTCATCGCCAAGTACTTCACCCTGCTGAACATGAACGTACCCGAAAATCAGTTACGCCTGATTTACGTCAAAGCAAAAATCACCAATGCCGATGGCACTAGCACACAACAGGCGCACATGATCCTCGCTTACTACCCATCAAGTAGCGCCGAGCCATTGATACTTGACAGCCTGGTCAACGATATCCGTCCAGCATCACGCCGACCGGACTTAATCCCGATCTTCAGCTTTAACAGTCAAGGGATTTACTCGGGCGTTGCAGGTAATACCAAACCTGGTGCCGGCGGCACTAGTCGGCTATCGCGCTGGCAAGATCTGTTAGAACGTGCCAAACGAGAAGGTTTTTAA
- the hemL gene encoding glutamate-1-semialdehyde 2,1-aminomutase, with the protein MTNTNDSLFLRAQKTTPGGVNSPVRAFKSVGGTPRFIKRAEGPYFWDAEDQRYIDYIGSWGPAILGHAHPAVVKAVQEAATRGLSFGAPTEGEIEMAEEICRLVPSIEQVRLVSSGTEATMSALRLARGATKRDKIIKFEGCYHGHADSLLVKAGSGLLTFGNPTSAGVPEDFTKHTLVLDYNNPQQLEDAFKAYGKDIACVIVEPIAGNMNLIKATPAFLQTMRRLCTEYGSVLIFDEVMCGFRVGLGGAQALYGINADITALGKVIGGGLPVAAFGGRADLMQHMAPIGGVYQAGTLSGNPVAVAAGMTTLKLVQELGFYENLTAQTRKLVEGLSAAANEAGISFCADSEGGMFGLYFAAEVPTTYAAMMASDKNRFNRFFHLMLDAGVYLAPSAFEAGFVSAQHDDAVIAETIAAAKKAFAELAK; encoded by the coding sequence ATGACAAATACCAACGACAGTCTTTTTTTACGCGCACAAAAAACCACTCCCGGCGGCGTTAACTCGCCGGTGCGTGCGTTCAAATCCGTAGGCGGTACACCGCGCTTTATCAAACGTGCAGAGGGCCCCTATTTTTGGGATGCGGAAGATCAACGCTATATCGACTACATCGGCTCCTGGGGACCCGCCATCCTTGGTCACGCACACCCGGCTGTCGTCAAAGCAGTACAAGAAGCTGCCACACGCGGGCTAAGCTTTGGTGCGCCAACCGAAGGCGAAATCGAGATGGCAGAAGAAATCTGTCGCCTCGTGCCCTCAATAGAACAAGTGCGACTGGTCTCCAGCGGTACCGAGGCAACGATGAGCGCATTGCGTCTGGCTCGCGGTGCGACCAAGCGCGATAAGATTATTAAGTTTGAAGGTTGCTATCACGGTCATGCCGATTCACTTTTGGTAAAAGCCGGCAGCGGCCTGCTCACCTTCGGCAATCCGACTTCCGCCGGGGTACCAGAGGATTTCACCAAACACACCTTGGTGCTCGACTACAACAATCCGCAACAACTGGAAGACGCCTTCAAAGCCTACGGCAAAGACATCGCCTGTGTGATCGTTGAGCCGATTGCAGGCAACATGAATCTGATCAAAGCCACGCCAGCATTTTTACAAACCATGCGTCGCCTGTGCACTGAATACGGCAGCGTATTAATTTTTGATGAAGTCATGTGCGGCTTCCGTGTTGGCTTGGGCGGCGCACAAGCGCTGTACGGCATTAACGCAGACATCACGGCCTTAGGCAAAGTCATTGGCGGCGGGTTGCCGGTGGCGGCGTTTGGTGGACGCGCGGATTTAATGCAACACATGGCACCTATCGGCGGCGTTTATCAGGCAGGCACTTTGTCTGGCAATCCGGTTGCTGTAGCTGCCGGCATGACTACACTCAAACTGGTACAAGAGCTTGGCTTCTATGAAAATCTGACCGCGCAAACCCGCAAATTAGTGGAAGGTTTAAGCGCTGCGGCGAACGAAGCAGGCATCTCATTTTGTGCAGATTCAGAGGGCGGCATGTTCGGCCTTTACTTCGCCGCCGAGGTTCCAACGACTTATGCTGCGATGATGGCCAGCGATAAAAACCGCTTCAACCGCTTCTTCCATCTGATGTTGGACGCCGGCGTCTACCTGGCACCGTCAGCTTTTGAAGCAGGCTTTGTGTCAGCACAACATGACGATGCGGTCATCGCTGAGACGATTGCTGCGGCGAAAAAAGCGTTTGCGGAACTAGCGAAGTAA